The following proteins are co-located in the Candidatus Kapaibacterium thiocyanatum genome:
- a CDS encoding oxidoreductase has translation MNYTRLGRTALSVSRLCLGTMNFGPTTPERESFTIMDRALEFGINFFDTADVYGGEKGKGATEEIIGRWLAQGDGRRDRIVLATKVYGLMSDVPNDRGLSAYHIKRACEASLRRMKTDHIDLYQMHHVDRMAPWEEIWQAMEQLVQEGKVTYVGSSNFAGWHIAQANEIASKRHFLGLVSEQSVYSLRNRAVELEVIPAARAYGLAILPWSPLAGGMLCGIFSSDDHVRRARPTLLAAAEKLRPSVEAYEALCRELGLDYADVALAWVLSREGITSPIIGPRTMAQLEANVRAADIVLDEVTLKRLDEIWPGPGGAAPEAYAW, from the coding sequence ATGAACTACACCCGTCTCGGGCGTACAGCCCTCAGCGTAAGCCGACTTTGCCTCGGCACCATGAACTTCGGTCCGACCACGCCGGAGCGCGAATCCTTCACCATCATGGACCGGGCCCTCGAGTTCGGCATCAACTTCTTCGATACCGCCGACGTCTACGGTGGCGAGAAGGGAAAGGGAGCAACGGAAGAGATCATCGGCCGCTGGCTCGCCCAGGGTGATGGGCGTCGTGATCGCATCGTCCTCGCTACGAAGGTCTACGGTCTTATGAGCGACGTGCCCAATGACCGCGGCCTGTCGGCCTATCACATCAAGCGTGCATGCGAGGCGTCGCTGCGGCGCATGAAGACGGATCACATCGATCTTTATCAAATGCACCACGTGGATCGCATGGCGCCATGGGAAGAGATATGGCAGGCCATGGAGCAGCTCGTCCAGGAAGGCAAGGTCACCTACGTCGGATCGAGCAACTTCGCCGGATGGCATATCGCCCAGGCGAACGAGATCGCATCGAAGCGTCATTTCCTCGGTCTCGTGAGCGAGCAGAGCGTCTATTCGTTGCGCAACAGGGCGGTCGAACTGGAAGTGATTCCTGCGGCACGCGCCTACGGTCTGGCCATCCTGCCATGGAGCCCGTTGGCAGGCGGCATGCTTTGTGGCATCTTCTCCAGCGACGATCATGTGCGCCGTGCCCGGCCCACCCTCCTCGCAGCGGCCGAGAAGCTGCGCCCGAGCGTCGAAGCCTATGAAGCACTGTGCAGGGAACTCGGACTCGACTATGCCGACGTCGCACTGGCCTGGGTCCTTTCACGTGAAGGGATCACGTCGCCCATCATCGGACCTCGCACGATGGCCCAGCTCGAGGCGAACGTCAGGGCCGCCGATATCGTGCTCGACGAAGTGACGTTGAAGCGTCTGGACGAGATCTGGCCCGGACCGGGCGGGGCCGCGCCGGAAGCCTATGCCTGGTGA
- a CDS encoding 2-hydroxymuconic semialdehyde dehydrogenase yields MKDILHYINGSLVPSADGTWLDGVNPATGDVYARVARGSRTDVERAVDAARAAFPHWSGMTARQRSAIMMAISRKIGENLEELALAETNDQGKPLWLARTVDIPRAVDNMAFFATEILHTETSTHLTDKHTLNYTVRQPLGVVGCISPWNLPLYLFTWKIAPALAAGNCVVAKPSELTPMTACLLAGICIEAGLPPGVLNIVHGLGPEAGAAIVDHPAVKAISFTGGTSTGRAIAATAAPMFKKMSLELGGKNPTIVFADVDIAHTARNVARAAFTNQGEICLCGSRIFVERSIYDTFRQALISETARFVVGDPLDEATKTGALVSRDHMEKVLSYIQLAREEGGTVLCGGERVIPDGRCAGGFFVAPTLIEGLDPFCRVNQEEIFGPVATLIPFDSEDDVITWANSTPYGLAASVWTNTLARAHRVAHALESGIVWINCWLVRDLRTPFGGVKQSGVGREGGVEALRFFTEPKNICLQI; encoded by the coding sequence ATGAAAGACATCCTTCATTACATCAATGGTTCCCTCGTTCCGTCGGCCGACGGAACGTGGCTCGATGGCGTGAATCCCGCCACGGGCGACGTCTATGCCCGTGTGGCACGTGGGAGCAGGACCGACGTCGAGCGCGCAGTCGATGCCGCCCGCGCGGCATTTCCGCATTGGTCGGGCATGACGGCCCGCCAGCGGTCGGCCATCATGATGGCCATATCACGGAAGATCGGCGAGAATCTGGAAGAGCTGGCGCTGGCGGAAACCAACGATCAGGGGAAGCCGTTATGGCTGGCCAGGACGGTAGACATTCCCCGTGCGGTGGACAACATGGCGTTCTTCGCCACGGAGATCCTGCATACGGAGACGTCGACGCACCTCACCGACAAGCACACGCTGAACTACACGGTTCGGCAGCCGCTCGGCGTGGTGGGCTGCATCTCTCCGTGGAATCTTCCGCTTTACCTGTTTACGTGGAAGATCGCTCCGGCCCTGGCGGCCGGTAACTGCGTGGTTGCCAAGCCCTCCGAACTCACGCCGATGACCGCCTGTCTGCTCGCCGGGATCTGCATCGAAGCGGGGTTGCCGCCCGGCGTCCTCAACATCGTCCATGGTCTCGGACCGGAAGCCGGTGCGGCCATCGTCGATCACCCTGCGGTCAAGGCCATCTCCTTCACGGGAGGAACGTCGACCGGGCGTGCGATCGCGGCCACTGCTGCGCCCATGTTCAAGAAGATGTCGCTCGAGCTCGGAGGAAAGAATCCGACCATCGTCTTCGCCGACGTGGACATCGCCCATACGGCCCGCAACGTGGCCCGGGCGGCCTTCACCAACCAGGGCGAGATATGCCTCTGCGGTTCGCGGATCTTCGTCGAACGATCGATCTACGACACCTTCCGGCAGGCCCTGATCTCCGAGACGGCCCGCTTCGTCGTCGGTGATCCACTCGACGAAGCCACGAAGACCGGGGCGCTGGTCAGCCGCGACCATATGGAGAAGGTACTCTCCTATATCCAGCTCGCCAGGGAAGAGGGTGGAACCGTACTCTGCGGTGGAGAGCGGGTGATTCCGGACGGACGATGCGCCGGCGGCTTCTTTGTGGCACCCACATTGATAGAGGGATTGGATCCATTCTGCCGTGTCAATCAGGAAGAGATATTCGGTCCCGTCGCAACGCTGATTCCGTTCGACAGCGAGGACGACGTGATCACGTGGGCGAATTCCACGCCGTATGGTCTTGCGGCGTCGGTATGGACGAATACGCTGGCCCGCGCACATCGTGTGGCGCATGCCCTGGAAAGCGGTATCGTATGGATCAATTGCTGGCTCGTCCGTGACCTGCGTACGCCCTTCGGCGGCGTCAAGCAGAGCGGTGTGGGCCGTGAAGGCGGAGTCGAAGCGCTCCGCTTCTTTACCGAACCGAAAAACATCTGTCTGCAGATATGA
- a CDS encoding 2-aminomuconate deaminase — MSADMNEPVIINSGRAPEPVGAYPHARRVGNLLFLSGVGPRERGTKVIPGVDLGDDGSIRSYDIEAQTLSVFRNVRAILEDAGSAWENIVDVTVFLTDMKRDFPIFNGLYAEHFTHVQACRTTIEIGALPTPIAVELKVIATID, encoded by the coding sequence CTGTCTGCAGATATGAACGAACCCGTCATCATCAATTCCGGGCGTGCACCGGAACCCGTGGGCGCCTATCCTCATGCCCGACGCGTCGGCAACCTCCTTTTCCTGAGCGGAGTGGGGCCACGCGAGCGTGGTACGAAGGTCATTCCCGGTGTCGATCTCGGGGACGACGGCTCGATACGGAGCTATGACATCGAGGCCCAGACCTTGAGCGTTTTCCGTAATGTGCGTGCCATCCTCGAGGATGCGGGGAGCGCATGGGAGAACATCGTCGACGTGACCGTGTTCCTCACGGACATGAAGAGGGATTTCCCCATCTTCAACGGACTCTATGCCGAGCATTTTACGCATGTCCAGGCATGCCGGACGACGATCGAGATCGGCGCACTGCCGACGCCGATCGCCGTCGAACTCAAAGTGATTGCCACCATCGACTGA